In the Sebastes fasciatus isolate fSebFas1 chromosome 20, fSebFas1.pri, whole genome shotgun sequence genome, one interval contains:
- the LOC141758080 gene encoding ataxin-2-like protein isoform X1 encodes MLKQQQQAGSGGRKAANGTSGPAGMSSAPVSGINSGSNNRAPAGRNRTSAKPTFQSSPVFEGVYNNARMLHFLTAVVGSTCDIRVKNGSVFEGVFKTLSSRCELAVDAVHKRSEEEAAPTSLLPRREDITDTMIFSPSDLVTMICKDVDLNFATRDTFTDTAISATRVNGEHKEKVLQRWEGGDSNGESYDLENDASNGWDANEMFRFNEVKYGVTSTYDSSLSMYTVPLEKGNTENFRQREARAARLANEIEASPQYRHRVGLENDEGKSEEDKYSAVVREGNDRERGRESPRDRERERGRDSPGASTREGKYIPLPQRQREMNRERERGERGPGGPPPHNRLSGGYRSNPPSSSSPRPPLPSATGPQSGVSPSERNSPLSGRGGTYAPHHPQGSPSPGPNSGPASSYTSASAGGPTPTPASASAAPSPASPPAPHGHTVPHSHSLPHSLSEAGRPVNGVSTRTSPKAQRPPQSSRTVRTSHSQSTATRSPKSGSSQDTPYLDTSSVSMPPQKTSGPAPLFPVDVNEILGAAAKERAAESASSTEDGKSSKVPSVQQRSQIEELRKFGKEFRLQPSGGSSSSPSSPAAATPPAIGEVTQPSASKLSPSDAHPASEPKAQAPASTPSQPQPQASPAPAENAAKDAATTPGATTSATTAPVSDRHSPATPQPARTPGSEDGRPESTEGVADQVKKSTLNPNAKEFNPIKPQMTMAKPTPSPTPPRPTPPSPVVLQHPGGQGPLYNTPYLSYVSQIHSVQPPPMYQYTMSAISQGKYPRTKGSVVAQRSDHGSAAPPMLQAAQSAAGAPLVASPYPQSYLQYNPQQYSQQQVIQAMSPYPGQPMYSMLQGGARMIGQGGGPHPQALGPPGGPQFSTQGDGPQGPQQNIYAQQSFAHHTGAVHQPQPSSTPTGNQPPPQHAAPSPGQNAQPGQQPQSLYHSGPLSAPTPPNMPPGHTSPQGSYPIQGYSIHSHQGIPQTYPLGQLTQAHVQGAMSGHHAGGHGQPQLVMLQPPPQQGPGSVPQHPQHGPQQGAHQHFYIGHPQAMQVQTHPAPFHQPGN; translated from the exons ATGctgaaacaacagcagcaagcCGGCTCCGGCGGGAGGAAAGCGGCTAACGGGACCTCGGGCCCCGCCGGGATGTCTTCTGCTCCGGTCAGCGGCATCAACAGCGGAAGCAACAACAGAGCGCCGGCCGGGAG gaatCGAACTTCTGCAAAGCCAACATTCCAGTCATCTCCG GTGTTCGAGGGTGTGTACAACAATGCCAGAATGCTTCATTTCCTCACAGCTGTTGTG ggTTCCACCTGTGACATTAGAGTGAAGAATGGCAGTGTATTTGAAGGCGTATTCAAGACTCTCAGTTCTCGG TGTGAGTTGGCTGTGGACGCTGTACACAAACGCAGTGAGGAGGAGGCGGCTCCAACATCACTTCTGCCACGGAGGGAGGACATCACTGACACTATGATCTTCAGCCCCTCAGACCTGGTGACTATGATCTGCAAAGACGTTGACCTCAACTTTGCCACCAgag ACACCTTCACAGACACAGCCATCAGCGCCACTCGCGTCAATGGAGAACACAAGGAGAAGGTTTTGCAGCGATGGGAGGGAGGAGACAGCAATGGAGAAAGTTACGATCTAGAAAATGATGCA tccaacgGATGGGATGCCAATGAGATGTTCCGTTTCAATGAAGTGAAATATGGAGTCACGTCAACATATGATTCCAGCCTTTCCATGTATAC TGTGCCACTGGAAAAGGGCAACACTGAGAATTTTCGGCAGAGGGAGGCACGCGCCGCCCGCCTGGCCAATGAGATTGAGGCTAGCCCCCAGTATCGCCACCGTGTCGGCCTGGAAAATGATGAGGGCAAAAGTGAGGAGGACAAATACAGTGCTGTGGTGCGGGAGGGCAACGATCGGGAGAGGGGCCGTGAAAGCCCCCGTGACAGAGAGCGCGAACGGGGCAGAGACAGCCCTGGAGCCAGCACCAG GGAGGGCAAGTACATTCCATTACCTCAACGTCAGAGAGAGATGAACCGGGAGCGGGAGCGAGGTGAGAGAGGTCCTGGTGGGCCTCCACCACACAACCGTCTAAGCGGAGGTTATCGCTCCaaccctccatcctcctcctcccccagaCCTCCACTGCCCTCTGCTACTGGTCCCCAGTCAGGCGTCTCCCCTTCAGAGAGAAACAGCCCTCTGTCAGGCCGAGGCGGGACCTATGCTCCTCACCACCCCCAGGGAAGCCCAAGCCCAGGCCCGAACTCTGGCCCTGCGAGCTCGTATACATCTGCCTCTGCAGGAGGACCAACACCCACGCCAGCCTCTGCTTCCGCTGCCCCGTCTCCCGCCAGCCCCCCTGCTCCACATGGACACACGGTCCCTCATTCCCACTCGCTCCCACACTCCCTGTCTGAAGCTGGCAGGCCTGTTAATGGAG tcTCTACCAGAACATCTCCTAAAGCCCAAAGACCTCCACAGTCGAGCAGAACAGTCCGTACTTCACACTCTCAGTCCACAG CTACTCGCTCTCCTAAATCAGGTTCTTCCCAGGACACGCCTTATTTGGACACATCGTCTGTCTCCATGCCTCCCCAGAAGACGTCTGGCCCCGCCCCTCTCTTCCCTGTCGATG TGAATGAGATCCTTGGCGCAGCTGCAAAAGAACGCGCCGCAGAAAGCGCCAGCAGCACAGAGGACGGCAAGAGTAGTAAAG TTCCCTCTGTTCAGCAAAGGTCGCAGATTGAGGAGCTGCGGAAATTTGGCAAGGAATTCAGG CTCCAGCCGAGTGGAGGCAGCTCTAGCTCTCCCAGCTCCCCAGCAGCAGCAACCCCACCTGCCATCGGTGAGGTCACCCAACCCAGCGCATCCAAACTCTCGCCATCAGACGCTCACCCTGCTTCAGAGCCCAAAGCTCAGGCTCCAGCTTCCACTCCTTCCCAGCCCCAACCTCAGGCTTCACCAGCCCCTGCTGAGAACGCCGCCAAGGACGCCGCAACTACACCCGGTGCCACAACAAGCGCCACCACAGCACCCGTTTCAGACAGGCATTCACCAGCCACCCCGCAGCCAGCCAGGACCCCGGGAAGCGAGGACGGCAGGCCTGAATCAACGGAGGGCGTGGCAGA CCAAGTAAAGAAATCAACCTTAAACCCCAACGCTAAAGAGTTCAACCCTATCAAACCTCAAATGACTATG GCAAAGCCCACCCCTTCGCCCACTCCACCTCGGCCAACTCCTCCAAGCCCAGTGGTCCTTCAGCACCCAGGCGGACAGGGACCACTGTACAACACCCCCTACCTCTCCTATGTATCGCAGATCCACTCTGTGCAG CCCCCACCAATGTACCAGTACACCATGTCTGCAATCAGCCAGGGAAAATACCCCAGGACCAAAG GCTCAGTAGTGGCTCAGCGCTCTGACCATGGTTCTGCAGCACCACCGATGCTGCAAGCTGCACAGTCAGCAGCTGGGGCCCCGCTGGTAGCGTCGCCCTACCCTCAGTCCTACCTTCAGTACAACCCACAGCAGTACAGCCAGCAGCAGGTCATCCAGGCCATGTCACCCTACCCTGGACAG CCGATGTACTCCATGCTGCAAGGTGGAGCCAGGATGATAGGTCAAGGTGGGGGTCCCCACCCACAAGCCTTGGGACCCCCAGGAGGCCCTCAGTTCTCTACACAGGGAGACGGACCTCAGGGACCACAGCAGAACATCTACG CTCAACAGTCCTTCGCTCACCACACGGGTGCAGTTCATCAGCCCCAGCCCTCCAGCACCCCGACAGGCAACCAGCCCCCTCCCCAGCATGCTGCACCTAGCCCTGGACAG AACGCCCAGCCAGGCCAACAGCCCCAGTCCTTGTACCACTCAGGTCCCCTGTCAGCACCCACCCCACCCAACATGCCCCCGGGCCATACGTCTCCACAAGGCTCGTACCCCATTCAGGGCTACAGCATCCACAGCCACCAGGGCATCCCTCAAACGTATCCCCTGGGACAGTTAACACAG GCCCACGTACAGGGAGCCATGTCGGGTCACCACGCGGGGGGCCACGGTCAGCCCCAGTTAGTGATGTTGCAGCCGCCTCCTCAGCAGGGCCCCGGCTCAGTGCCCCAGCACCCCCAGCATGGACCACAGCAAGGAGCACACCAACACTTTTACATAGGACATCCACAAG CAATGCAGGTACAAACGCACCCTGCTCCCTTCCATCAGCCTGGAAACTAA
- the LOC141758080 gene encoding ataxin-2-like protein isoform X2 produces MLKQQQQAGSGGRKAANGTSGPAGMSSAPVSGINSGSNNRAPAGRNRTSAKPTFQSSPVFEGVYNNARMLHFLTAVVGSTCDIRVKNGSVFEGVFKTLSSRCELAVDAVHKRSEEEAAPTSLLPRREDITDTMIFSPSDLVTMICKDVDLNFATRDTFTDTAISATRVNGEHKEKVLQRWEGGDSNGESYDLENDASNGWDANEMFRFNEVKYGVTSTYDSSLSMYTVPLEKGNTENFRQREARAARLANEIEASPQYRHRVGLENDEGKSEEDKYSAVVREGNDRERGRESPRDRERERGRDSPGASTREGKYIPLPQRQREMNRERERGERGPGGPPPHNRLSGGYRSNPPSSSSPRPPLPSATGPQSGVSPSERNSPLSGRGGTYAPHHPQGSPSPGPNSGPASSYTSASAGGPTPTPASASAAPSPASPPAPHGHTVPHSHSLPHSLSEAGRPVNGVSTRTSPKAQRPPQSSRTVRTSHSQSTATRSPKSGSSQDTPYLDTSSVSMPPQKTSGPAPLFPVDVNEILGAAAKERAAESASSTEDGKSSKVPSVQQRSQIEELRKFGKEFRLQPSGGSSSSPSSPAAATPPAIGEVTQPSASKLSPSDAHPASEPKAQAPASTPSQPQPQASPAPAENAAKDAATTPGATTSATTAPVSDRHSPATPQPARTPGSEDGRPESTEGVADQVKKSTLNPNAKEFNPIKPQMTMAKPTPSPTPPRPTPPSPVVLQHPGGQGPLYNTPYLSYVSQIHSVQPPPMYQYTMSAISQGKYPRTKGSVVAQRSDHGSAAPPMLQAAQSAAGAPLVASPYPQSYLQYNPQQYSQQQVIQAMSPYPGQPMYSMLQGGARMIGQGGGPHPQALGPPGGPQFSTQGDGPQGPQQNIYAQQSFAHHTGAVHQPQPSSTPTGNQPPPQHAAPSPGQNAQPGQQPQSLYHSGPLSAPTPPNMPPGHTSPQGSYPIQGYSIHSHQGIPQTYPLGQLTQAHVQGAMSGHHAGGHGQPQLVMLQPPPQQGPGSVPQHPQHGPQQGAHQHFYIGHPQGMSPNIPTACWM; encoded by the exons ATGctgaaacaacagcagcaagcCGGCTCCGGCGGGAGGAAAGCGGCTAACGGGACCTCGGGCCCCGCCGGGATGTCTTCTGCTCCGGTCAGCGGCATCAACAGCGGAAGCAACAACAGAGCGCCGGCCGGGAG gaatCGAACTTCTGCAAAGCCAACATTCCAGTCATCTCCG GTGTTCGAGGGTGTGTACAACAATGCCAGAATGCTTCATTTCCTCACAGCTGTTGTG ggTTCCACCTGTGACATTAGAGTGAAGAATGGCAGTGTATTTGAAGGCGTATTCAAGACTCTCAGTTCTCGG TGTGAGTTGGCTGTGGACGCTGTACACAAACGCAGTGAGGAGGAGGCGGCTCCAACATCACTTCTGCCACGGAGGGAGGACATCACTGACACTATGATCTTCAGCCCCTCAGACCTGGTGACTATGATCTGCAAAGACGTTGACCTCAACTTTGCCACCAgag ACACCTTCACAGACACAGCCATCAGCGCCACTCGCGTCAATGGAGAACACAAGGAGAAGGTTTTGCAGCGATGGGAGGGAGGAGACAGCAATGGAGAAAGTTACGATCTAGAAAATGATGCA tccaacgGATGGGATGCCAATGAGATGTTCCGTTTCAATGAAGTGAAATATGGAGTCACGTCAACATATGATTCCAGCCTTTCCATGTATAC TGTGCCACTGGAAAAGGGCAACACTGAGAATTTTCGGCAGAGGGAGGCACGCGCCGCCCGCCTGGCCAATGAGATTGAGGCTAGCCCCCAGTATCGCCACCGTGTCGGCCTGGAAAATGATGAGGGCAAAAGTGAGGAGGACAAATACAGTGCTGTGGTGCGGGAGGGCAACGATCGGGAGAGGGGCCGTGAAAGCCCCCGTGACAGAGAGCGCGAACGGGGCAGAGACAGCCCTGGAGCCAGCACCAG GGAGGGCAAGTACATTCCATTACCTCAACGTCAGAGAGAGATGAACCGGGAGCGGGAGCGAGGTGAGAGAGGTCCTGGTGGGCCTCCACCACACAACCGTCTAAGCGGAGGTTATCGCTCCaaccctccatcctcctcctcccccagaCCTCCACTGCCCTCTGCTACTGGTCCCCAGTCAGGCGTCTCCCCTTCAGAGAGAAACAGCCCTCTGTCAGGCCGAGGCGGGACCTATGCTCCTCACCACCCCCAGGGAAGCCCAAGCCCAGGCCCGAACTCTGGCCCTGCGAGCTCGTATACATCTGCCTCTGCAGGAGGACCAACACCCACGCCAGCCTCTGCTTCCGCTGCCCCGTCTCCCGCCAGCCCCCCTGCTCCACATGGACACACGGTCCCTCATTCCCACTCGCTCCCACACTCCCTGTCTGAAGCTGGCAGGCCTGTTAATGGAG tcTCTACCAGAACATCTCCTAAAGCCCAAAGACCTCCACAGTCGAGCAGAACAGTCCGTACTTCACACTCTCAGTCCACAG CTACTCGCTCTCCTAAATCAGGTTCTTCCCAGGACACGCCTTATTTGGACACATCGTCTGTCTCCATGCCTCCCCAGAAGACGTCTGGCCCCGCCCCTCTCTTCCCTGTCGATG TGAATGAGATCCTTGGCGCAGCTGCAAAAGAACGCGCCGCAGAAAGCGCCAGCAGCACAGAGGACGGCAAGAGTAGTAAAG TTCCCTCTGTTCAGCAAAGGTCGCAGATTGAGGAGCTGCGGAAATTTGGCAAGGAATTCAGG CTCCAGCCGAGTGGAGGCAGCTCTAGCTCTCCCAGCTCCCCAGCAGCAGCAACCCCACCTGCCATCGGTGAGGTCACCCAACCCAGCGCATCCAAACTCTCGCCATCAGACGCTCACCCTGCTTCAGAGCCCAAAGCTCAGGCTCCAGCTTCCACTCCTTCCCAGCCCCAACCTCAGGCTTCACCAGCCCCTGCTGAGAACGCCGCCAAGGACGCCGCAACTACACCCGGTGCCACAACAAGCGCCACCACAGCACCCGTTTCAGACAGGCATTCACCAGCCACCCCGCAGCCAGCCAGGACCCCGGGAAGCGAGGACGGCAGGCCTGAATCAACGGAGGGCGTGGCAGA CCAAGTAAAGAAATCAACCTTAAACCCCAACGCTAAAGAGTTCAACCCTATCAAACCTCAAATGACTATG GCAAAGCCCACCCCTTCGCCCACTCCACCTCGGCCAACTCCTCCAAGCCCAGTGGTCCTTCAGCACCCAGGCGGACAGGGACCACTGTACAACACCCCCTACCTCTCCTATGTATCGCAGATCCACTCTGTGCAG CCCCCACCAATGTACCAGTACACCATGTCTGCAATCAGCCAGGGAAAATACCCCAGGACCAAAG GCTCAGTAGTGGCTCAGCGCTCTGACCATGGTTCTGCAGCACCACCGATGCTGCAAGCTGCACAGTCAGCAGCTGGGGCCCCGCTGGTAGCGTCGCCCTACCCTCAGTCCTACCTTCAGTACAACCCACAGCAGTACAGCCAGCAGCAGGTCATCCAGGCCATGTCACCCTACCCTGGACAG CCGATGTACTCCATGCTGCAAGGTGGAGCCAGGATGATAGGTCAAGGTGGGGGTCCCCACCCACAAGCCTTGGGACCCCCAGGAGGCCCTCAGTTCTCTACACAGGGAGACGGACCTCAGGGACCACAGCAGAACATCTACG CTCAACAGTCCTTCGCTCACCACACGGGTGCAGTTCATCAGCCCCAGCCCTCCAGCACCCCGACAGGCAACCAGCCCCCTCCCCAGCATGCTGCACCTAGCCCTGGACAG AACGCCCAGCCAGGCCAACAGCCCCAGTCCTTGTACCACTCAGGTCCCCTGTCAGCACCCACCCCACCCAACATGCCCCCGGGCCATACGTCTCCACAAGGCTCGTACCCCATTCAGGGCTACAGCATCCACAGCCACCAGGGCATCCCTCAAACGTATCCCCTGGGACAGTTAACACAG GCCCACGTACAGGGAGCCATGTCGGGTCACCACGCGGGGGGCCACGGTCAGCCCCAGTTAGTGATGTTGCAGCCGCCTCCTCAGCAGGGCCCCGGCTCAGTGCCCCAGCACCCCCAGCATGGACCACAGCAAGGAGCACACCAACACTTTTACATAGGACATCCACAAG GAATGAGCCCCAACATCCCCACTGCCTGCTGGATGTGA